A stretch of Phragmites australis chromosome 12, lpPhrAust1.1, whole genome shotgun sequence DNA encodes these proteins:
- the LOC133887338 gene encoding putative clathrin assembly protein At1g33340: MKVFKGKIRAAIGSLMDHAGTASTNASSAAIPDRALLADIETAIERSTGSGGGGHDDRHVHEILFLVSNAPGAITFLSRRITARLEAARAPAAALRSLLLVHRLLRAGDRYFEQDLRSLWASRDLRVGAPRCSCSPLAAGVDYVNAGAAAATGACAFVHGYSAYLEERMQWVINQAGNLEPARPSPPPHHDGKLPHPPSSSHDADVETLLFKLAMCQRLLDLTIQLLPDNNTSACAAARSAFGIVLRESFKVYDAFMEGLDAMLLRSRSLDGLSKPLRLSANEIMRKASAQTPELKEFYHKCKRSNGSKSLDYPLVRVVTPAQASEMEMESVPIPEEDCQEKEVSDGSGGAPLVRKMETTISTVWVEFDDDDQQIAGDGDHSLKAVQPS; encoded by the coding sequence ATGAAGGTGTTCAAGGGCAAGATTAGGGCAGCCATAGGATCACTCATGGACCACGCGGGCACGGCATCCACCAATGCTTCATCGGCTGCCATCCCGGACCGGGCTCTCCTCGCCGACATCGAGACTGCCATCGAGCGGAGCactggcagcggcggcgggggccaCGACGACCGGCACGTCCATGAGATCCTCTTCCTCGTCTCCAACGCGCCTGGCGCGATCACCTTCCTCTCCCGACGCATCACGGCGCGCCTCGAAGCCGCGCGCGCCCCGGCCGCCGCACTCCGGTCGCTCCTCCTCGtccaccgcctcctccgcgCCGGCGACCGCTACTTCGAGCAGGACCTCCGAAGCCTCTGGGCGTCCCGGGACCTCCGCGTCGGCGCACCCCGGTGCAGCTGCTCGCCACTCGCCGCCGGCGTCGACTACGTCAacgccggcgccgcggccgccACGGGCGCTTGCGCCTTCGTCCACGGCTACTCGGCCTACCTCGAGGAGCGCATGCAGTGGGTGATCAACCAAGCCGGCAACCTGGAGCCCGCGCGGCCTTCGCCGCCACCTCACCACGACGGCAAGCTCCCgcatcctccctcctcttccCACGACGCCGACGTGGAGACGCTCCTCTTCAAGCTCGCCATGTGCCAGAGGCTGCTCGACCTCACCATCCAGCTGCTGCCGGACAACAACACGAGCGCATGCGCCGCCGCCAGGTCGGCCTTCGGCATTGTGCTCCGGGAGAGCTTCAAGGTCTACGACGCCTTCATGGAAGGCCTCGACGCGATGCTGCTGCGATCGAGGAGCCTCGACGGGCTAAGCAAGCCCCTGAGGCTCTCGGCGAACGAGATAATGAGGAAGGCAAGCGCTCAGACGCCGGAGCTCAAGGAGTTCTACCACAAGTGCAAGAGGAGCAACGGGAGCAAGAGCCTCGATTACCCTCTCGTAAGGGTGGTCACGCCGGCGCAGGCCTCGGAGATGGAGATGGAATCCGTGCCGATCCCAGAAGAGGACTGCCAGGAGAAGGAGGTAAGTGACGGTAGCGGCGGCGCGCCGTTGGTGCGCAAGATGGAGACGACGATCAGCACGGTGTGGGTCGAgttcgacgacgacgaccaGCAGATCGCTGGTGATGGTGATCACTCCTTGAAAGCCGTGCAGCCAAGCTAG